GCAGCCGGTCTCCTCCATCAGCCGTTCGGATTCGAGCAGCCGCCGCTGCAGGGGATTTGCCGTTTTGTCCAGCATGTCTGTCATCCTTCAGCTCAGGCATGGTTGTAATGAAGCAGCGTCCATTCATCGATAAAGACGCGATCGTTCGGATGCACCACCAGCGTCGTTGCCGGGTGCTCGATGATTGCGGGGCCGATCACCTCGTGGCCGGGCTCAAGCAGATCCATCTCGTAGAGATCTGCCCTGTGCCAGCGGCCGCCGATATAGGCTTCGCGCACGCCCTTGTGGGCGGATTGCGGATCGGCGCTCCCGAGAGGCCGCCTGACAAGCACCGGCTTGATCTTTTCGGCAGTGGCGATGACGCCGAGTTCCATCAGGGAGAAGCCCGCCTCGCCGTATTTCGAAACGCGGTGATTGGCCTTGGCATAGACCTCTTCGAACTGCGCCAGCACCGCGCGCATGTCGTCGGGACCGTTGATGGACGCAAGCGGCGCAATGACTTCGACGTCCTCCAGCTGGCCGGTGTAACGGGCCATGAAGAAGGGGACGGTCCTGATCTTTTCCCGCGCATGGCCGTCGGTCAGCATCTCGTCGACGGCGGCCTTTTCGAGGTCTTGCCACACCCGGGTGACCTGCGCGCCGGCTGCAGCGAGCCTGTCGTCCGAGGCGCGGGCGCCGATATCGATCTGGGTCGACACCGAATGCCGGCGCATATAATCGGCCGTCGTACAGCCGAAGGCGGAGAAAGCGGCGGCGAACTGGAACGTGATGATGTCCTGGAAGCCGATGCCCCTCGAGCAGCCGGCAAGATGCAGCGGGCCCGAGCCGCCGTAGGAAAGAAGCGTGAACTCGGAAGGATGGATGCCCTGGCCCGAGATAACGCGTCGCAGCGCGTTATTGGCGTCCTGCTCCAGCATCTCGATCATGCCTTCAGCCGCTTCCTCTACACCGACCCCGAGCACGTCCGCGCATTTTTCCTTGAAGGCCGCGCGTGCCTTCTCGACCTCGAGCACCACCTTGCCCCCGAGGAAGTAATACGGGTTCAACCGGCCGAGGATCGCATCGCAATCTGCGATGGTCGGCTCCGTGCCGCCCTTCGCGAAGCAGATCGGACCGGGATCTGCGCCGGCGCTTTCAGGTCCGAGCGACACCTTCCTGGTCAGCGGGTCGACCTTGAGGATCATGCCGGCACCCGCCCCTATCGTGTCGAGATGGAGTGTCGGCACATTGAGCTTGAAGCGGTCCATCAGCGGCTCGTTCTCGATGCGGGTCTGGCCGCGCGAGATGACGCCCATGTCGAAGGAGGTTCCCCCCATGTCCGAGCAGATCAGCGAGTCATTGCCTATGAGCTTGCCGACATAGGCTGCCCCGAGAATGCCGCCGATCGGCCCGGAAATCATCGTCTCGTGGAGGCGCGGATGGTTGATCGACGTCAAGCCTCCGAAAGAGAGCAGCGTCTGCACGCCGTATTTGAAGCCGTATTTGTGCGAGGCCTCCTCGATTCCCTTGAGCTGCTGGCGGCCGCGCGACGTCGCATAGGCTTCGATCAGCACCGAGTTCAGCCGCGACTGTTCCCGGATCACCGGGCGCACCTCGTGGCTGGTATAGACATTGATCTCGACACCGGCGGCGGCAACCTCCTCGCGGCAGATCTCGGCGATGTGCTTCTCATGCACCGGATTGACGTGGCTGAAGATCGTCATGATGCAGATCGCGTCGACCTTGTCGCGGATCAGCGCACGGGCCGCGGCCGTTACCTCGTGCTCGTAGAGCGGCAACACGATATCGCCGAAATGGTCGATGCGTTCGGTAACGCCATGCGTGCGGCGGCGCGGCACCAGCGGATCGGGGTGGGCGTGGGTGACCGCATGGAGCCGGTCGGCATAGGAATAATCCGCCCAGGCCTGCAGGCCGCGGCCCATCAGCACCATGTCCTCCATGCCTTTGGTGGTGATCAGGCCAAGTTTACGACCGGTGCGGGAGAGCAAGGTGTTGAGCATGCCGGTACCGGAATAGAGCACCACGTCGAGACCGGAAAAAAGACTGTCGAGGGAGATACCCCAGGCGTCCGCCGCATCGACAGCGGACGAAATGAAGCCTTCGGCCTCGTTTTTCGGCGTGGTCGCGGCCTTGCCGATCTTGAAGTGCCCGTTTTGATCGACAAGGATGGTGTCGGTCATCGTGCCGCCCGCGTCGATGCCGATCACGATTGGGTTTTCCAAGGTCTTACCTCCATGGCTTTGCAGATGGAGGAAACGTAGGTGGGAATTTTCGGCCGGGAAATGTGCCAAAAGGCACAATGACCGGCGGGGGGAACAGTGCTAGACGAACTTATGAGCGGCGATGGGTTCTGGAAGATCTTGGCGCAAGCGATCGGCGCCACCGGTACCGACAGGCATGTCGACCGGCTGATCGACATGATCGGAGCCGTGGTGCCGCAGAATCTGATCACGGTCACCCGTTATTCCGCCACCCGCAAGCCCGAATTCGTCAAGCACCGCGGTTACTCCGACGAGATGGTGGCTCGTTATCTCGATACCTATTATGTATTCGATCCCTTCTATGCCTATTGGCGCCTGAACCGGCGCGCAGGGATCGTGCCTCTCAAGAGCCTGGCGGACGACGCCCCCAAGCGCGGCCGCTACATAGCGGAGTTCCTGGCGCAATCCGAAATCTGCGACGAGGTCGGCATCCTGCTGGAAGACGGAGACGACTGGTGCCTAGGTATTTTTCTCGACCGCTCCACATCGATGTTCAGCGATGGCGAGGTCGCGGCTCTGCGCAGCCGTTTTCCGGTTTTCGAAGCACTGCACGCAACCGATACCCGCACGCGCGACCCCGATCTGAGGCGAACCAGCACGCCCGAAGCCATGGGGGAAGCACCGGTGAGTGCCGTCCAGGCCTCGTTGATCCTGTGGCCGGATCTGACGGCACGGGAGCGCGAACTCGTCGCCCTCATTCTGCAGGGACACCCTAACGCGACCATCGCGTCCAGGCTCGGGATCGCCCCGGGCACAGTCAAGAACCACCGGGCGCACATCTATGAAAAGCTCGACATCACGACGGAGCGCGAACTCTTCCTGCAGGTCTTCCAGCAATACCGGCTGTCGTGAGGACCTGCCGTTGGATCACGCGCGCCCGACGGCGCTTCGAATTCGATCCCTGGTAAAAGGCAGATCGTAAAGGCGCTTGCCGGTCGCATCCCTGATCGCGTTGGCGACGGCTGCGGCGGCCGGGCCCTGGGCCGCCTCCCCGGTGCCGAGGAAAGGTTCCCCGGGACGCTCGACGATGTGGACCTCCACGCTTTCCGGTACACTGGCGAAACGCAGGATCGGATAGCTGGACCAATCGGTGCTGGTGATCCTGGTCCGGTCAAAGGCGACGGCCTCGTAGAGCGTCCAGCTGATCGCCTGCAAAATTCCGCCTTCGGTCTGATTGCGGATGCCGTCCGGATTGACGATCTCGCCGCTGTCGATGGCCGAAACGGCGCGGACCACATGAACACGGCCCGTTTCGGGTTCGACATCCACCTCCATCGCCACCGCCAGATAGGCGGCAAGGTTCTTGTAGCGGGCGAAACCGAAGCCGCGTCCGCGGTTGCGGGGCATTTGCGCCTTGTCCCAGCCGAAGCGCTGCGCCGCCAGCTCGATCACGGCACGGGCTCGCGGGTCCTCCATGTGGCGTAGCCGGAATTGGACCGGATCCGCTTCGGCGATCAGCGCCAGCTCATCGATCGTGCTTTCGATCGCGAAGACGTTGGCATAGGCCCCAAGCGCGCGAAGCGCTGATACGCGGAGCGGCATTTCGGCCACGAAATGCCAGAGCACGCGCTTGTTCGGGATCACATAGAGCGGATTGGCATTTCGGTCGCCGTTGCCGGACGGGCTGATATTGAGCTTGGCGGGCTTCGGCTGGAAGGCTTCGGCCTTGTGGCGCGCCGCCAGGAGCGCACCGGCTCCGCCCGGACGGGTGGAGTGGGTGTTGCTCCAAAGGTCATAGGCCCAGCTGGCGATCCTGCCCTGGTCGTCCAGTGCTGCACTGATCTTCATGAGCATTGCAGGACCATAGGGCTCCCAGCTGTGCTCCTGCTCCCGCATCCACTGGACCCGGATCGGCTTGCCCGGCAGTTTGCTGGCGATGAGGGCCGCATCCGCAGCCGCGTCATCGGCGCCATTGTGGCCGTAACAGCCCGATCCTTCCATATGGACGACGTGGACCTTGTCTTCCGGCATGGCCAGCGTCTCGGCGATCGCCGCCCGATCGGGAAAGACACCCTGCGTGTGCGACCAGACCTCCAACGCCCCGTCCGCGTTCATCCGCGCGACGGCGCAGGACGGGCCGATCGAGCCGTGGATCTGATAGGGCCGGCTAAACGTCGCCTCGAAGACCTTGCCATCAGACGAAAGCATGCCGGCCTCGGCGACCGTCCCCACCTCGCTCTCGAGTCTTTGCAATTCCGCCGGCAGGTCGGTCTGGTCGGGGAGCGTCTCGCTTTCCTGCCACCGCGCGGCCGCCGCTAGCGCCCGCATGGCGCTCACCGCCTGGAACTCTTTCGAGGCCACCACCGCCAGGAAATTGCCGTCGCGCACGACCGAGACGACGCCCGGCAGCGCCTCGGCGGCGCTCGCATCCACCTCCGATAGTCTGGCAGCCGGGCTCGGCGGGCGCACGACGCGCGCATGCAGCATGCCCTCCAGGCGAAGATCATGAACATAGGCCGCCTCGCCCGTCACCTTGCCCGGGATGTCGACGCGCGGCAGTGTTTTGCCGATCACGCGGAAAGTACCCGGCGGCTTCAATGCCGATTGCGGTTGAGCTTCCACGTGCAGCATCTGTCCGGAAACGAGCTCGCCGTAGGTCGCCCGCCGTCCGTCTTTTGCCAGGACCGCCTTGTTTTCCGCCCTGAGTTCCGTCGCCGCCATGCCGAAGCGTCTGGCAGCTTCGGCCAGAAGCAGGGCCCGCACCTGCGCTGCAGCGTTCCTGATGGCGGTACCGCTGTTTTGCATCGACTGGCTGCCGGCCGTGAACCCTTCATTCGGGGTTCGGCCGGTGTCGGCCGTTATCAGCCGGATCTCCGCGGGGTCGACTTCGAGCTCCTCGGCGGCAACCTGCAACAGGGCCGTTCGAATGCCCTGCCCGAGTTCCGCCTTGCCGGTGAAGACCGTGACCGAATTGTCGGGATCGATGCGTATCCATGAATCGAGGAAACGCTCGTCATCAAGGCTGCCCGGCAGGGACACCGGCGCAGCCGGCGGCATTGCCGGCGGAAGCTCCTGGGCAAACGCACGGCCGAGCGAGAAACCGACGACAAGCCCGCCGGCACCTGCGATGACGCTGCGGCGGGTGATGTCTTCCTGAAGCATGCCCATCAGCCGGCCCTCCCCTGATCAGTGGCAGGCAACGAGGCGGCCTGCATCAGTTCGCCGGCGCGCCGGATCGCCGCGAGAATCCGCATATGGGTGCCGCAACGACAAAGATTGGTCGCAAGCGCCTCGCGGATGTCCTCTTCGCTCGGCTGCGCGTTGCGGCGCAAAAGCGCATGCGCGCTCATCATCATGCCCGGGATGCAATAGCCGCATTGCGCCGCCTGCAGCTCGATGAACGCCTCCTGCAGCGGCCCCGGCGCGTCGATCGTTCCCAAGCCCTCGATGGTGGTGATCTCCCGCCCTTCCAGCAGCATGATAGGCACCATGCAGGAAAGCACCGCCTCGCCATCGACGACGACTGTGCAGGAGCCGCACTGCCCAAGTCCGCAGCCGTATTTGGCCCCGTTGAGCGCCAGTTCGTCACGCAGGACGTAAAGCAGCGGCGTCGCCGGATCTGCCTCGATCTGATGCGGGCTGCCGTTGACTGTCAGCGATACCATCTTCAATCCTCCTCGGCGCCGACATGGTGCGGCGCCCTTTCAATGCCGTCAGAGGGCCGGATTGCCACCTTGTAGGTCCCGGAACGGGTTCTGGCCGTCTGCTCGACGAGCCCGGCCCAGGGTGGCTCCTGCGAGAACCGCTCGCGCATGTAGGCAAGGAGATCGGCCACCTGCTGATCGCTGAGCAGATGGCGGAAAGCCGGCATCACTGCGCTCGCTTCGCCATCGGCCGGCGGAAGGCCGAACAGCACCACGTTGACGATGTTTTGCGGGTTCGGCGCATTGACGGCGGTGCTGAGTTGGAAATTCAGCCCCCCGAAGGGCTGACGCCGCTCGCTCTCGTGACAGCTTGCACAGGCGGCAAGATAAATTGCTTCGCCGGGCTGGCCGCCTGCCCCACTGGCCGGTGAACGCTGGCTGTCCGCCGCCTGCTCCGGGCGCTGCCCTCCAAAAGCCTCGCGCAACTGTGCCGCCCTCTGCTCGCGTTCCGGCGTTGGGGCGCCCATGATCGACATTACATAGGTGGCGATCGCCGCGATATCGCTGTCCGGCAGGAAAGCGAGATTGCCCGTCACCTCGGCCATGGGCCCGCGCGAAACGCCATGGAATTCGTGCCAGCCGTTGCGAAGATAGAAGGCGAGGCTTTGCTCGTCCCAGGGGATCGGCGCCTTCGACTCCGTGTTGATCGCATAGGCCTGCCAGCCTTCCGCTTCGCCGCCGCCGAAATGCCGGTCGCGGTCTTCGGCGCCAAATGGGTTGCGCGGCGTATGGCAGGCCCCACAGTGGCCGAGGCCCTCGACAAGATAACGCCCGCGGTTCCAGGCCTCGCTCTGGCCGGGATCCGGCTCCCGCTCGCCGCCGTCGAGGAAAAGCAGCTTCCAGCCGGCAAGCAGGGGCCGGAACTGCAGGGGAAGCGGAAGGTCGTTTTCCGGCGCCTCGGCTTTCACCGCGACACGCGTCATGAGGAATGCGTAGAGGGCGCGATTGTCGTCTGCCGAAACACGCGTGAAGTGCTCATAGGGGAACGCCGGATAGAGGTGACTTCCCTCCCGGTCGACACCTTCCCTCATGGCGCGCTCGAAGGCCGCCTCGCTCCAGCCGCCGATGCCCGTTTCGCGATCAGGGGTGATGTTGGTGGAGTAGATCGTGCCGAAGGGGGTGGGCAATGCAAGGCCGCCGGCAAATGCCGGTCTCCCGGGCACGGTGTGGCAGGCGATGCAATTGCCGAGCGCCGCCAGCTGCGCGCCTTTGGCGACTAGCTCCGGAGCAAAGCGCGCCTCCGCCGCCGCGGTGTCTTCGGGTAACTCCGAACGCCACGCAAATAAAAGGAAACCAGCAACAGCCACAAAGATGACCGCCGGGATGCCGATCGCCACCCTCAAAGCTCGCATCGGGAATCTCCGCCGATTGGGGAAAACGCCGCAATTGCCGATGGGTTCCAAGCGGCTTTGACGTTTGCCCGACGTAAACGCTGCCCCGGAACAGAAGCGCTCGCCTGTGGTTACACAGCAGCAATCAGAGGAGTTCCCAAGATGAGCAAGACCAATGTCGAGCAAGCCCAGAAGGACGCACGAAAACAGGCCGAGAAGACGAGCGCCGGGGGCCATTTGGGTGGCACCTATTACGGACAGGAGCCGGATGCCAAGACAGCGACGACGGTGAAGAAGAAGGGCGACAAGGCAAGGCCGAACGATGGCCGGAATTAGCTTTGCCGCGACCGAGGAGGTCTCGATGTCCGTCTATCAGCGGCTTCCGGAAAGACCCCTGCCGGGCGCCATGGTCGTGAAACTCTACCACTCCGGCGACGCCGTGCGGGGATATGTGCGAAAGGTCACCGATCCCTCCGAGGATGACGTCATCTTTCCCGGAGAAGAAATGGAGGCCGAGTCGGCCTTCAGGTTGGCGGCAAGCCACAGCGAAGCGTCGGCCCCGATCTATGTCGAGCTCGTGGAGGACGTCGAATGGGACCCGTCCTGGGGCACGTTGATCGGCTGATATCGACAGAGTCACGCACGGCCGCCGGCGGTAATCCCTGAGCGCAGCTCCCGGAAGGTGATCGAATAGCGCAGGCGCTCTACCGGCGGGATGGAATGCTCCCATTCGGATCTCGCACTGCCGGAGAGGAGATATGCCGAGCCCGGCTCGAGAATGACGGAAGCCCGCTCCCATTTGCCGATCCGCTTTCGGCGCAACCTGAATGTGCAGGAAGCCAGCAGCGATATCCCGACGACATCGCCGAACACCGCCTTGTCCCTGTGCCAGCCGATCGGGGCCCCGACATCATATTCGGTGACCAGTGCCTGCTGGAGTCCCTCCGCCGGCAGTCCGGAAAAGTCGGCCGCCAGCTGCCTGAGCGGCAGAAGCAGCGGGGGAATGGCATCGATCTTCCGGACCGCCTCGGTGTCGAAGTCGTACTTCCAGCCGAATGAAACCACACGCCTCCTGCCCTCGTAGCCGTGAAAGTCGAAAGGCTTGAAGGGAAGCCCCGGCAGCGCCTCCAAAAGTACCTCCTGGAGCTTCTGCGGAACGATACCCGCCTGGTAGCGGAAGCCCTCCGGCAGATTGCCGGGCGGGTTTCCGAATAGGTCTCCTTGCATTGAAGCACCTCGCATTCGGGACGCAAGCCTGCCACCGATATTGGAGAACATTCGAAAGGCTCGCACGTTCCCCGAAGCGCCAAGCGGGAGTTTACCGCCGGGCCTGGGGGAGAATATCAACCAGCCGGACCGGACGCAGGCCTCTCGCATCCACGCCCACATCGAACTGCCGCGGGATCGGCTTCAGCCTGCCATGGGAGTGCCCGTGCAGATTGATCGACTTCTTTCCCATCTGGTTCCATGTCCGGAACGGATAATGGCAAAGGACGAGCAGCCGCCCATCGACCATCAGCTCCGCGTAATGCTGCACGCTGTGCCAGCCGCTCGCCCCGGTCGTGTCGATCGGGTCGTTGTTGCCTACGATGAGGTGCTTGCGGCCGTTCAGACGGGACAGCAGATCTTCGGCAAGCCCGGTTCTCTTTGCCGCGAAGTCGCCAAGGTGCCAGACGTCGTCCTGCGGCGAGACGGTTTCGTTCCAATTGGCGATCAGGGCGGCATCATGTTCGGCCATATTGGAAAACGGGCGGCGGTCGATGCGAAGCACACGCGGATCGCCGTAATGCGTGTCGCCCGTGAAATAGATCATCTCGCCAATCGCTGTCCCTGCCCGGCCGCCGCGGTCGTGCCGCATGCGAACAATCTTCGGAACATTCATCCGATTGCCGGGTTCTGGCAACCCCTGCCGCCTCGCGCGACTGACCTGCCCCGCTCCGCGGCGCGAGATGCCGCGGCTGATGCAAGTCGAGAGGGTGTGCTCATGCCATCGCCCCACCGAACGCCTAAGGCGGCACCCATCCCGCCTGCCGGCTCAGCGCTGATCCTGCTGAAGATCAACGGCGTCGACCATTCCCTGTCGATCGACCCACGCACCTCTCTGCTGGACGTTCTGCGCGAGCATTTGAGCCTTACCGGGCCCAAAAAGGGATGCAACCAGGGCGCCTGCGGGGCCTGCACGGTTTTGGTGGACGGTCAGCGCGTCCTGTCCTGCCTGTCGCTGGCGCTTCAGCTTGAAGGCCGGGAGATCACCACGATCGAAGGCATTGCCAATGGCGAGCTTCACCCGCTTCAGGCCGCATTCATAGAGCATGACGGTTTCCAATGCGGTTATTGCACCCCCGGGCAGATCTGTTCGGCGATCGGAATGTTCCAAGAATTTCAAAGCGGCTTGCCGAGCGCGGTGACCGGGGACATGGCCGCGGCTACGATCGAATTCTCGGACGCCGAGATCAAGGAACGCATGAGCGGAAACCTCTGCCGTTGCGGGGCTTATGTCGGCATCTGCGAGGCGATCCACAGCGCATTTGACCGCGAGGTGGCGAAATGAAGAGCTTCGCCTATGCGAGAGCGACTGATCTGGAAACCGCCGTGCAGCTCCTCTCCAAGACGCCGAATGCGAAGTTGCTCGGCGGCGGCACCAACC
The genomic region above belongs to Sinorhizobium meliloti and contains:
- a CDS encoding hydantoinase/oxoprolinase family protein; this translates as MENPIVIGIDAGGTMTDTILVDQNGHFKIGKAATTPKNEAEGFISSAVDAADAWGISLDSLFSGLDVVLYSGTGMLNTLLSRTGRKLGLITTKGMEDMVLMGRGLQAWADYSYADRLHAVTHAHPDPLVPRRRTHGVTERIDHFGDIVLPLYEHEVTAAARALIRDKVDAICIMTIFSHVNPVHEKHIAEICREEVAAAGVEINVYTSHEVRPVIREQSRLNSVLIEAYATSRGRQQLKGIEEASHKYGFKYGVQTLLSFGGLTSINHPRLHETMISGPIGGILGAAYVGKLIGNDSLICSDMGGTSFDMGVISRGQTRIENEPLMDRFKLNVPTLHLDTIGAGAGMILKVDPLTRKVSLGPESAGADPGPICFAKGGTEPTIADCDAILGRLNPYYFLGGKVVLEVEKARAAFKEKCADVLGVGVEEAAEGMIEMLEQDANNALRRVISGQGIHPSEFTLLSYGGSGPLHLAGCSRGIGFQDIITFQFAAAFSAFGCTTADYMRRHSVSTQIDIGARASDDRLAAAGAQVTRVWQDLEKAAVDEMLTDGHAREKIRTVPFFMARYTGQLEDVEVIAPLASINGPDDMRAVLAQFEEVYAKANHRVSKYGEAGFSLMELGVIATAEKIKPVLVRRPLGSADPQSAHKGVREAYIGGRWHRADLYEMDLLEPGHEVIGPAIIEHPATTLVVHPNDRVFIDEWTLLHYNHA
- a CDS encoding helix-turn-helix transcriptional regulator, which codes for MSGDGFWKILAQAIGATGTDRHVDRLIDMIGAVVPQNLITVTRYSATRKPEFVKHRGYSDEMVARYLDTYYVFDPFYAYWRLNRRAGIVPLKSLADDAPKRGRYIAEFLAQSEICDEVGILLEDGDDWCLGIFLDRSTSMFSDGEVAALRSRFPVFEALHATDTRTRDPDLRRTSTPEAMGEAPVSAVQASLILWPDLTARERELVALILQGHPNATIASRLGIAPGTVKNHRAHIYEKLDITTERELFLQVFQQYRLS
- a CDS encoding xanthine dehydrogenase family protein molybdopterin-binding subunit, with product MGMLQEDITRRSVIAGAGGLVVGFSLGRAFAQELPPAMPPAAPVSLPGSLDDERFLDSWIRIDPDNSVTVFTGKAELGQGIRTALLQVAAEELEVDPAEIRLITADTGRTPNEGFTAGSQSMQNSGTAIRNAAAQVRALLLAEAARRFGMAATELRAENKAVLAKDGRRATYGELVSGQMLHVEAQPQSALKPPGTFRVIGKTLPRVDIPGKVTGEAAYVHDLRLEGMLHARVVRPPSPAARLSEVDASAAEALPGVVSVVRDGNFLAVVASKEFQAVSAMRALAAAARWQESETLPDQTDLPAELQRLESEVGTVAEAGMLSSDGKVFEATFSRPYQIHGSIGPSCAVARMNADGALEVWSHTQGVFPDRAAIAETLAMPEDKVHVVHMEGSGCYGHNGADDAAADAALIASKLPGKPIRVQWMREQEHSWEPYGPAMLMKISAALDDQGRIASWAYDLWSNTHSTRPGGAGALLAARHKAEAFQPKPAKLNISPSGNGDRNANPLYVIPNKRVLWHFVAEMPLRVSALRALGAYANVFAIESTIDELALIAEADPVQFRLRHMEDPRARAVIELAAQRFGWDKAQMPRNRGRGFGFARYKNLAAYLAVAMEVDVEPETGRVHVVRAVSAIDSGEIVNPDGIRNQTEGGILQAISWTLYEAVAFDRTRITSTDWSSYPILRFASVPESVEVHIVERPGEPFLGTGEAAQGPAAAAVANAIRDATGKRLYDLPFTRDRIRSAVGRA
- a CDS encoding (2Fe-2S)-binding protein — protein: MVSLTVNGSPHQIEADPATPLLYVLRDELALNGAKYGCGLGQCGSCTVVVDGEAVLSCMVPIMLLEGREITTIEGLGTIDAPGPLQEAFIELQAAQCGYCIPGMMMSAHALLRRNAQPSEEDIREALATNLCRCGTHMRILAAIRRAGELMQAASLPATDQGRAG
- a CDS encoding cytochrome c, coding for MRALRVAIGIPAVIFVAVAGFLLFAWRSELPEDTAAAEARFAPELVAKGAQLAALGNCIACHTVPGRPAFAGGLALPTPFGTIYSTNITPDRETGIGGWSEAAFERAMREGVDREGSHLYPAFPYEHFTRVSADDNRALYAFLMTRVAVKAEAPENDLPLPLQFRPLLAGWKLLFLDGGEREPDPGQSEAWNRGRYLVEGLGHCGACHTPRNPFGAEDRDRHFGGGEAEGWQAYAINTESKAPIPWDEQSLAFYLRNGWHEFHGVSRGPMAEVTGNLAFLPDSDIAAIATYVMSIMGAPTPEREQRAAQLREAFGGQRPEQAADSQRSPASGAGGQPGEAIYLAACASCHESERRQPFGGLNFQLSTAVNAPNPQNIVNVVLFGLPPADGEASAVMPAFRHLLSDQQVADLLAYMRERFSQEPPWAGLVEQTARTRSGTYKVAIRPSDGIERAPHHVGAEED
- a CDS encoding alpha-ketoglutarate-dependent dioxygenase AlkB, which gives rise to MQGDLFGNPPGNLPEGFRYQAGIVPQKLQEVLLEALPGLPFKPFDFHGYEGRRRVVSFGWKYDFDTEAVRKIDAIPPLLLPLRQLAADFSGLPAEGLQQALVTEYDVGAPIGWHRDKAVFGDVVGISLLASCTFRLRRKRIGKWERASVILEPGSAYLLSGSARSEWEHSIPPVERLRYSITFRELRSGITAGGRA
- a CDS encoding metallophosphoesterase family protein, which codes for MRHDRGGRAGTAIGEMIYFTGDTHYGDPRVLRIDRRPFSNMAEHDAALIANWNETVSPQDDVWHLGDFAAKRTGLAEDLLSRLNGRKHLIVGNNDPIDTTGASGWHSVQHYAELMVDGRLLVLCHYPFRTWNQMGKKSINLHGHSHGRLKPIPRQFDVGVDARGLRPVRLVDILPQARR
- a CDS encoding (2Fe-2S)-binding protein, which gives rise to MPSPHRTPKAAPIPPAGSALILLKINGVDHSLSIDPRTSLLDVLREHLSLTGPKKGCNQGACGACTVLVDGQRVLSCLSLALQLEGREITTIEGIANGELHPLQAAFIEHDGFQCGYCTPGQICSAIGMFQEFQSGLPSAVTGDMAAATIEFSDAEIKERMSGNLCRCGAYVGICEAIHSAFDREVAK